Proteins encoded within one genomic window of Rhizobium acidisoli:
- a CDS encoding IclR family transcriptional regulator, translating to MDAVQDEAAGKRARGLDRAFEILDFLRQKRQALKPNEIAAQIGAPRSSVYELVNLLLSNGILEFTGGEGRVYLGRKLYFLGAAYENHFDFTRECEATLERLADETRETAQFCMLDGNRYTVVRMREGARPFRISTDVGQSVPIPWTASGRLLVAHLSDQDILNFIPPQDFRLPGGEWLEPQTFIAEVRQAEREGLFTFNSIVDSFTHCFAVPVRGEEGHAAATLCLVTPRDDGIANRDRYLDCLKKAAAGLEHAPARPKRS from the coding sequence ATGGATGCAGTTCAGGACGAAGCAGCCGGCAAACGCGCCCGCGGGCTCGACCGCGCCTTCGAAATCCTCGATTTCCTGCGCCAGAAACGGCAAGCGCTGAAGCCGAACGAAATCGCAGCGCAGATCGGCGCGCCGCGCTCCTCGGTCTACGAACTCGTCAACCTGCTGCTGAGCAACGGCATTCTGGAATTCACCGGCGGCGAGGGACGGGTCTATCTCGGCCGCAAACTCTATTTCCTCGGCGCCGCCTATGAAAATCATTTCGATTTCACCCGCGAATGCGAGGCGACGCTGGAACGGCTTGCCGACGAGACACGCGAGACGGCGCAGTTCTGCATGCTGGATGGCAACCGGTATACGGTGGTGCGCATGCGCGAAGGCGCGCGGCCGTTCCGCATTTCGACCGATGTCGGCCAGTCGGTGCCGATCCCGTGGACGGCGTCGGGACGGCTGCTGGTTGCGCATCTTTCGGATCAGGACATCCTGAATTTCATTCCGCCGCAGGATTTCCGCCTGCCGGGCGGCGAATGGCTCGAGCCCCAGACCTTCATCGCCGAGGTGCGCCAGGCCGAGCGCGAGGGCCTCTTCACCTTCAACAGCATCGTCGACAGCTTCACCCACTGTTTTGCCGTGCCGGTGCGCGGCGAGGAAGGCCATGCCGCCGCAACGCTCTGCCTCGTCACCCCGCGCGACGACGGCATCGCCAACCGGGACCGCTATCTCGACTGCCTGAAGAAGGCCGCCGCCGGCCTGGAGCATGCCCCGGCCCGGCCGAAACGAAGCTGA
- a CDS encoding ABC transporter substrate-binding protein has protein sequence MKNFENSISASLRRRLLAGAAAAAALLVFSTGTASAAANCIKGDRKAPYTIGWANIYSVPTWMKQTEGTITAEVEELKKAGLVKDLMITDAQGNAQTQIQHIQSMIDANVDAIVVIAGSSNALDRVISDACDKGIAVVNFDSLVNTDKVTAKINTDSNEWGATAAKWMISQLGGKGKIIIMNGPAGISVSDDRRKGAQPVLDANPGLQVITETNTEYNVAPAQEAMTSLLFANPEIDGVLSLGGALSAGSVLAFERQGRDQVPTTGENARQFLELWKEKGLKGWATMQPNWLGALSVYTAVQALQGKDVPAFVKVPLPVIDDSTIGSYLARADKFPADGYIYSDYDQALFDKLLAK, from the coding sequence ATGAAAAATTTTGAAAACAGCATTTCCGCTTCACTGCGCCGTCGCCTTCTCGCGGGTGCCGCCGCCGCGGCAGCCCTCCTCGTCTTTTCCACCGGCACGGCCTCGGCCGCCGCCAATTGCATCAAGGGCGACAGGAAAGCGCCTTATACAATCGGCTGGGCGAACATCTATTCGGTGCCGACCTGGATGAAGCAGACCGAAGGCACGATCACCGCCGAAGTGGAAGAGTTGAAGAAGGCGGGTCTCGTGAAGGACCTGATGATCACCGACGCGCAGGGCAACGCCCAGACGCAGATCCAGCATATCCAGTCGATGATCGACGCCAATGTCGACGCCATCGTCGTCATCGCCGGCTCCTCCAACGCGCTCGACCGCGTCATTTCAGATGCCTGCGACAAGGGCATCGCCGTCGTCAATTTCGACAGTCTTGTGAACACCGACAAGGTGACGGCAAAGATCAACACCGATTCCAACGAATGGGGTGCGACCGCTGCCAAGTGGATGATCAGCCAGCTCGGCGGCAAGGGCAAGATCATCATCATGAACGGCCCGGCCGGCATTTCGGTCAGTGATGATCGCCGCAAGGGTGCCCAGCCGGTGCTCGACGCCAATCCGGGTCTGCAGGTGATCACCGAGACCAACACCGAATATAACGTCGCGCCCGCACAGGAAGCGATGACCAGCCTGCTGTTTGCCAATCCCGAGATCGACGGCGTGCTGTCGCTCGGCGGCGCGCTGTCGGCCGGTTCCGTCCTCGCCTTCGAGCGCCAGGGGCGCGACCAGGTGCCGACGACGGGCGAAAATGCCAGGCAGTTCCTGGAGCTGTGGAAGGAGAAGGGCCTGAAGGGCTGGGCGACGATGCAGCCGAACTGGCTCGGCGCGCTCTCTGTCTATACCGCCGTACAGGCGCTGCAAGGCAAGGACGTGCCGGCTTTCGTCAAGGTGCCGCTGCCCGTCATCGACGACAGCACCATCGGCAGCTACCTCGCCCGCGCCGACAAGTTCCCGGCTGACGGCTATATCTACTCGGATTACGACCAGGCGCTCTTCGACAAGCTGCTTGCCAAGTAA